Proteins from a genomic interval of Gemmatimonadaceae bacterium:
- a CDS encoding FadR/GntR family transcriptional regulator, whose amino-acid sequence MKNVLKPVSRESLVDRLAGEIRTSINAGDYTLGERLPTIMEMAKRFGVGHPTVREALKKLEAVGVVEIRHGSGVYVTRTQDVLMVASDYGGKVTKKLLLDLIQARTPIEMQSAALATKNATAEDFAEMKRLLTTAGENLDNDAVLNSVNMAFHRQIASASGNAVIAQLLDVMQDLFTDEQRLILGIFGSRKQDHEEHLSIFAALEQRQEQLATERMRKHLDGVATAIQRWDPMRHPVL is encoded by the coding sequence ATGAAGAACGTCCTCAAGCCAGTGTCTCGTGAAAGTCTGGTCGATCGCCTCGCCGGCGAGATCCGTACCTCCATCAACGCAGGCGACTACACGCTCGGCGAGCGGCTACCGACGATCATGGAGATGGCGAAGCGCTTTGGCGTCGGACATCCGACCGTGCGCGAAGCGCTCAAGAAGCTCGAGGCGGTCGGCGTCGTCGAGATCCGCCACGGCTCGGGCGTGTATGTCACGCGGACGCAGGATGTGCTCATGGTGGCGAGCGATTACGGCGGCAAAGTCACGAAGAAGCTGCTCCTCGACCTCATTCAGGCGCGCACGCCGATCGAGATGCAGTCGGCTGCCTTGGCGACGAAGAACGCGACGGCCGAGGATTTCGCGGAGATGAAGCGGCTGCTGACGACGGCGGGAGAGAATCTCGACAACGATGCGGTGTTGAACTCGGTGAACATGGCGTTTCACCGGCAGATCGCGTCGGCGTCGGGTAACGCGGTGATCGCACAGCTCCTCGACGTCATGCAGGATCTTTTCACCGACGAGCAGCGCTTGATCCTTGGCATCTTTGGCTCGCGCAAGCAGGATCATGAAGAGCATCTCTCGATTTTCGCGGCGCTCGAGCAGCGGCAGGAGCAGCTGGCGACCGAGCGCATGCGCAAGCACCTCGACGGCGTGGCGACGGCCATTCAGCGGTGGGATCCGATGCGACATCCGGTGCTGTAG
- a CDS encoding glycoside hydrolase family 3 C-terminal domain-containing protein — protein sequence MRFSRFVQPIVALSVGAASTLGAQQQASRPTYLDESLTFEQRARDLVSRMTLDEKVLQMKDVAPAIPRLGVPEYNWWNEALHGVARAGLATVFPQAIGVAATWDDSAMFRMATVISDEARAKYHEYIRRDSHQRYQGLTFWSPNINLFRDPRWGRGQETYGEDPFLTGHLAVQFIRGLQGDDPKYFKTISTVKHFAVHSGPEPERHTFDAVISGRDLRESYLPHFEMGIRVGGAYSLMCAYNSIDGKPACANDVLLGRILRGEWKFPGYVVSDCGAIDDIYLRHHAAGDAAQAAVLAVKTGTDLDCGRVYPNLAAAVKQGVISEAQIDTSVTRLFLARFKLGMFDDQSHVKWARIPFSDLDSPQHRALARTIADESMVLLKNDRNTLPLRKDLGTVAVIGPNADQWRMLLGNYNGIPADPITPLRGIREAVGPHTRVLYARGSDLAENFPVYETTPSSVLRTPDGKPGLHVDYYAHRDLSGTPLFGGTDSTLNSDWKEAAPRGDMNPDDFGVRWTGSIRPAHTGMYRLGLVGTIKFQLWLDDSMIVRSVYPTHDGEFPDPRQAQSDPIRLEAGRDYRIRVEGQESYGEAQLQLLWAPPHDALEADAMTIASQADAIVMFMGLTARLEGEEMPIQIPGFRGGDRTSLDLPAPQEQLLEKISALGKPIVLVLMNGSALGVNWAQAHVPAILEAWYPGQAAGTAIADVLFGDYNPAGRLPVTFYKSVSDLPPFDDYAMHGRTYRFFAGTPLYPFGHGLSYTTFKYSNVRASTSTATARDTIMVSVDVANIGKRAGDEVVQVYVQHEGSKVSRPLKDLRGYARVHLAAGRKRTVKIPVAMSSLAYWNETTQEWDVEAEPVRILVGASSSDIRATTTIRVAP from the coding sequence ATGCGGTTCTCGCGATTCGTGCAACCGATCGTCGCGCTGTCGGTGGGAGCAGCCTCCACGCTCGGTGCGCAACAGCAGGCGTCGCGCCCTACCTATCTCGACGAATCATTGACCTTCGAGCAGCGCGCTCGCGACCTCGTGTCGCGCATGACGCTGGACGAGAAGGTGCTGCAGATGAAAGACGTCGCGCCCGCGATCCCCCGGCTCGGCGTTCCCGAATACAACTGGTGGAACGAGGCGTTGCACGGCGTCGCGCGCGCCGGATTGGCGACGGTGTTTCCGCAAGCGATCGGCGTCGCGGCGACATGGGACGACAGCGCGATGTTTCGCATGGCCACCGTGATTTCCGACGAGGCGCGCGCGAAATATCACGAGTACATTCGCCGCGACAGCCATCAGCGCTATCAAGGACTCACGTTCTGGTCGCCGAACATCAATCTCTTCCGCGACCCACGGTGGGGCCGAGGACAGGAGACCTACGGCGAGGATCCGTTTCTCACGGGGCATCTAGCCGTGCAGTTCATTCGCGGCCTGCAAGGCGACGACCCGAAGTACTTCAAGACGATTTCGACGGTAAAACACTTCGCCGTGCACAGCGGGCCCGAGCCCGAACGCCACACGTTCGACGCGGTGATCAGCGGGCGCGATCTGCGCGAGTCATATCTGCCGCACTTCGAGATGGGCATTCGCGTCGGCGGCGCGTACTCGCTGATGTGTGCCTACAACTCGATCGACGGCAAGCCCGCCTGCGCGAACGACGTGCTTCTCGGCCGCATCCTTCGCGGCGAGTGGAAATTTCCGGGCTACGTCGTTTCCGACTGTGGGGCGATCGACGACATCTATCTGAGGCATCACGCGGCCGGCGATGCCGCCCAAGCCGCGGTGCTCGCGGTGAAGACAGGCACCGATCTCGATTGCGGCCGGGTGTATCCGAATCTCGCCGCCGCCGTCAAGCAGGGCGTGATCAGCGAAGCCCAGATCGACACGTCGGTCACGCGCTTGTTCCTGGCGCGATTCAAGCTCGGCATGTTCGACGACCAGTCGCACGTGAAGTGGGCGCGCATTCCATTCTCGGATCTCGATTCGCCCCAACATCGCGCGCTCGCGCGCACGATCGCCGACGAGTCGATGGTGTTGCTCAAGAACGACCGCAACACGCTGCCGCTTCGCAAGGACCTTGGCACCGTCGCGGTGATCGGACCGAACGCCGATCAGTGGCGGATGTTGCTCGGGAACTACAACGGGATTCCCGCCGATCCGATCACTCCGCTTCGCGGCATTCGCGAGGCGGTTGGCCCGCACACACGCGTGCTCTACGCGCGGGGGTCGGATCTGGCAGAGAATTTTCCGGTGTACGAGACGACGCCGTCGTCGGTGTTGCGGACGCCCGACGGCAAGCCGGGTCTTCACGTCGACTACTACGCTCATCGCGACTTGTCGGGTACGCCGTTGTTCGGCGGTACGGACTCCACGCTGAATTCCGATTGGAAGGAGGCTGCGCCGCGCGGCGACATGAACCCGGACGACTTCGGCGTGCGGTGGACGGGCAGCATTCGCCCGGCGCACACGGGGATGTATCGCCTTGGGCTCGTCGGGACCATCAAGTTTCAGTTGTGGCTCGACGACAGCATGATCGTGCGATCGGTGTATCCGACGCACGACGGTGAATTCCCGGATCCGCGCCAGGCACAGAGCGATCCGATTCGTCTCGAGGCGGGGCGCGATTACAGGATCCGCGTCGAGGGCCAGGAGTCGTATGGCGAAGCGCAGCTGCAACTGCTCTGGGCGCCGCCGCACGATGCACTCGAGGCCGATGCGATGACGATTGCGTCCCAAGCCGATGCGATCGTGATGTTCATGGGTCTGACCGCGCGTCTCGAGGGCGAGGAAATGCCGATTCAGATTCCCGGCTTCCGCGGCGGCGATCGCACCTCGCTCGACTTGCCGGCACCGCAAGAGCAACTCCTCGAGAAAATCTCCGCGCTCGGCAAGCCCATCGTGCTCGTGCTGATGAACGGCAGCGCGCTCGGTGTGAATTGGGCGCAGGCGCACGTGCCGGCAATTCTCGAAGCGTGGTATCCCGGCCAGGCGGCGGGGACCGCGATCGCCGACGTGTTGTTCGGCGACTACAACCCTGCTGGGCGCTTGCCGGTGACGTTTTACAAATCGGTGAGCGATTTGCCGCCATTCGATGACTACGCGATGCACGGACGGACGTATCGCTTCTTCGCCGGAACGCCGCTGTACCCGTTCGGTCATGGATTGAGCTACACGACATTCAAGTACTCGAATGTGCGGGCGAGCACATCGACGGCGACCGCGCGCGATACGATCATGGTCAGCGTCGACGTGGCCAACATCGGCAAGCGCGCGGGAGACGAAGTCGTGCAGGTCTACGTGCAGCACGAGGGCTCGAAAGTCAGCCGGCCGTTGAAGGATTTGCGCGGCTACGCGCGGGTGCATCTCGCGGCGGGGCGAAAGCGTACGGTGAAGATTCCGGTCGCGATGTCGTCGCTCGCGTACTGGAATGAGACCACGCAGGAGTGGGACGTCGAAGCGGAGCCGGTTCGGATTCTCGTCGGTGCGTCGTCGTCGGATATTCGGGCGACGACGACGATTCGGGTCGCGCCGTGA
- a CDS encoding glycosyl hydrolase 115 family protein has protein sequence MHATSLALLLVIPMVHGERVTAHGDATFALASHGRAAPLIVSDADWPGVRRAARDLQSDIQKVSGAKPALGAVPSGVPIIIGTIGKSPLIDELVRTRKLDVEGTAGRWESYVRQVVEHPAPNVDRALVIAGSDKRGTIYGIYDVSAQIGVSPWYWWADVPIHHASTVVVSGERVTVGEPKVKYRGIFINDEAPAFSGWAREKFGGINHQVYEHVFELLLRLKANYLWPAMWGNAFADDDSLDAKLADEYGIVMGTSHHEPMTRAQQEWKRYGHGPWNYEQNDSTLRAFWRAGIERMGSRENIVTIGMRGDGDMPMTQGSNVALLERIVADQRKIIAEVTHRPASETPQLWALYKEVQDYYDKGMRVPDDVTLLFSDDNWGNIRRLPTPQERGRSGGFGVYYHFDYVGGPRNYKWINTNPIARIWEQMDQAYRRGADRIWIVNVGDLKPMEFPIQFFLDFAWNPDAIPAAKLPDYTRDWATRQFGSSQGAAIGDVITTYLSYAGRRKPELLDTATYSLYNYREAERIIAEYDSLSARATAIEAKLPREYRDAYYELVLHPVLAAANLNALYITVARNRMYARQGRVATNDIADEARSLFAKDAELSRYFNTQLAGGKWAHMMDQTHIGYTYWQEPPRDVMPRVDEIHVPVAADMGVAIEGQMPFVAGQGPPSRGPPRAPSLPAFDNYQRQSYYVDVYDRGRTPFAFSATSDAPWLRVTPPRGIVTEEQRLIVSVDWNKAPTGAHAAAITITGPNAQHVVVQAPIENHASPVRDQVNGFVEGNGYVSIEAEHFTAAVNAPPVSWLRIPAFGRTVSGMTTSPADAPTQLPRAGSPRLEYRVFMFDTGAVSVKAYIAPSLDFTGSSSGLRYAISFDDEAPQLVNVLADTAARAWDRAVADNIRIASTTLGVAKPGEHVLKFWRVDAGVVLEKLVIDAGGVKPSYLGPPESFHGAPKTEPPVARFDWFEYTGNDSIYRTIHQNDNQYLNPILAGFYPDPSVVRVGDDYYLVTSSFSYFPGLPIFHSRDLVHWTQIGNVLDRPTQLAVDGRAISEGIYAPTIRYHDGLFYLITTCSYCGGNFIVTATNAAGPWSEPIWLGFDGIDPSIFFDDDGRAYIVNNGPPAEPPRYQGHRAIWIQQYDVHSHTMIGARHVIVNGGVDLAKKPIWIEAPHILKVQGRYYLICAEGGTAGQHSEVVFRSDSVQGPYVPYDHNPILTQRQLSPTRPAPITSTGHADFVQTPRGDWWAVFLGVRPYGPDLTNIGRETFMLPVTWRDGWPTILDGDASVPYVHERPVLEQAASPATPLSGNFVIRDEFNTPTLAPSWELIRTPRERWYELASTPGSLSIRARPVALGTRAQPSFIGRRQQHAIATATTLMHFAPRAPGDAAGLVAFQSDSFYYFLGETLHDGKPVVRLVRRAGARDGGAEVSVAEAALSRADGVVYLRIQARGAKYDFSYGERPGEWRSLAKDVDGTILSTHVAGGFVGTMLGMYAYSSPH, from the coding sequence ATGCACGCCACGTCGCTGGCATTGCTGCTCGTCATTCCGATGGTGCACGGCGAGCGAGTGACGGCGCATGGCGATGCGACATTCGCGCTCGCATCTCACGGCCGCGCCGCGCCACTGATCGTCTCCGACGCCGATTGGCCCGGTGTGCGGCGCGCCGCGCGCGACCTGCAATCAGATATTCAGAAAGTGTCCGGCGCAAAGCCGGCGCTGGGCGCAGTGCCGAGCGGGGTGCCGATCATCATCGGCACGATAGGCAAATCGCCGCTGATCGACGAGCTGGTTCGTACGCGCAAGCTCGACGTGGAGGGCACGGCGGGTCGCTGGGAAAGTTACGTGCGGCAGGTCGTCGAACATCCCGCGCCGAACGTCGACCGCGCACTCGTCATTGCGGGCAGCGACAAACGCGGAACGATCTACGGCATCTACGATGTCTCGGCGCAGATCGGCGTGTCACCATGGTATTGGTGGGCTGATGTGCCGATTCACCACGCATCGACGGTTGTCGTGAGCGGCGAGCGCGTCACCGTCGGCGAACCGAAGGTCAAATATCGCGGGATCTTCATCAACGACGAGGCGCCCGCCTTCTCGGGGTGGGCGCGCGAAAAGTTCGGCGGTATCAATCACCAGGTGTACGAGCACGTTTTCGAGCTGCTACTGCGACTCAAGGCGAATTATCTGTGGCCTGCGATGTGGGGCAACGCGTTCGCCGACGACGATTCGCTCGACGCGAAGCTTGCGGATGAATACGGCATCGTGATGGGTACGTCCCACCACGAGCCGATGACGCGGGCGCAGCAGGAATGGAAGCGCTACGGCCACGGCCCGTGGAACTACGAGCAGAACGATTCGACGCTTCGCGCGTTCTGGCGCGCAGGCATCGAGCGCATGGGTTCGCGCGAGAACATCGTGACGATCGGGATGCGCGGCGACGGCGACATGCCGATGACCCAGGGCAGCAACGTCGCGCTGCTCGAGCGCATCGTCGCCGACCAGCGCAAGATCATTGCGGAGGTCACACACCGCCCCGCGTCGGAAACGCCGCAGCTGTGGGCTCTATATAAGGAAGTACAGGATTACTACGACAAGGGCATGCGTGTCCCCGACGACGTCACGCTGCTCTTCTCCGACGACAACTGGGGCAACATCCGCCGTCTGCCCACGCCGCAAGAGCGCGGACGCTCGGGCGGATTCGGCGTGTACTACCATTTCGACTACGTCGGCGGCCCGCGCAACTACAAGTGGATCAACACGAATCCGATCGCGCGCATCTGGGAGCAGATGGATCAGGCCTATCGCCGGGGTGCCGATCGCATCTGGATCGTGAATGTCGGCGATCTCAAGCCGATGGAATTCCCGATTCAGTTCTTTCTCGACTTCGCGTGGAATCCGGACGCCATCCCCGCCGCGAAGCTGCCGGATTACACACGCGACTGGGCGACACGACAGTTCGGCTCATCGCAGGGCGCCGCGATCGGTGACGTCATCACCACATATCTCAGCTATGCAGGAAGACGTAAGCCTGAATTGCTCGATACGGCGACGTACAGCCTGTACAACTATCGTGAAGCCGAACGCATTATCGCCGAGTACGACTCGCTCTCGGCGCGCGCGACCGCGATCGAAGCAAAGTTGCCGCGTGAGTATCGCGATGCGTATTACGAGCTGGTGCTGCATCCGGTGCTTGCTGCCGCCAACCTGAACGCGCTGTATATCACGGTCGCGCGCAATCGTATGTATGCGCGCCAGGGACGTGTAGCCACGAACGATATCGCGGATGAAGCGCGCTCGTTGTTCGCCAAGGATGCCGAGCTTTCGCGGTACTTCAATACGCAGCTCGCGGGCGGCAAGTGGGCGCACATGATGGACCAAACGCACATCGGCTATACGTACTGGCAAGAACCGCCGCGCGACGTCATGCCGCGCGTCGACGAGATTCACGTTCCCGTTGCCGCTGACATGGGCGTGGCGATCGAAGGACAGATGCCATTCGTGGCGGGGCAGGGTCCGCCATCACGTGGTCCGCCGCGTGCTCCATCACTGCCGGCATTCGACAACTATCAGCGACAATCGTACTACGTTGACGTCTACGATCGCGGCCGGACACCGTTCGCGTTCAGCGCCACGAGCGACGCACCGTGGCTGCGAGTCACTCCGCCTCGCGGCATCGTAACGGAGGAGCAACGCCTGATCGTGAGCGTCGATTGGAACAAGGCGCCGACCGGGGCTCACGCCGCCGCGATCACGATCACCGGACCGAACGCGCAGCACGTCGTCGTTCAGGCACCGATCGAGAACCACGCGAGCCCCGTGCGCGATCAAGTCAACGGCTTCGTCGAAGGCAACGGCTATGTCTCGATTGAAGCAGAGCACTTCACCGCTGCCGTCAACGCGCCGCCCGTGAGCTGGTTACGAATTCCGGCCTTCGGGCGAACGGTCTCCGGCATGACGACGTCGCCGGCGGATGCCCCGACTCAGCTGCCGCGCGCCGGATCGCCGAGGTTGGAGTATCGCGTGTTCATGTTCGATACGGGCGCGGTGAGCGTGAAAGCCTACATCGCGCCGTCGCTCGACTTTACCGGTTCGTCGTCTGGACTTCGATACGCGATCTCATTCGACGACGAGGCGCCGCAGCTCGTCAACGTGCTCGCCGACACGGCGGCGCGGGCGTGGGATCGCGCGGTTGCCGACAACATTCGCATCGCATCGACGACGCTCGGGGTGGCGAAACCTGGCGAGCACGTGCTCAAGTTCTGGCGCGTCGACGCCGGCGTCGTCCTCGAGAAGCTCGTCATCGACGCGGGTGGGGTGAAGCCCAGTTATCTCGGTCCGCCGGAATCCTTTCACGGCGCGCCGAAGACGGAGCCGCCCGTCGCGCGGTTCGACTGGTTCGAGTACACAGGCAATGATTCCATCTATCGAACCATTCATCAGAACGACAACCAATATCTCAACCCCATCCTCGCCGGCTTTTATCCGGATCCGAGCGTGGTGCGCGTCGGCGACGATTACTATCTCGTGACGTCGAGCTTCTCGTACTTTCCGGGACTGCCGATCTTCCACAGCCGCGACCTCGTACACTGGACGCAGATCGGCAATGTGCTCGACCGTCCGACGCAGCTCGCCGTCGACGGCCGCGCCATCTCGGAGGGGATCTACGCCCCGACGATCCGCTATCACGACGGCTTGTTCTATCTCATTACAACATGCTCATACTGCGGCGGCAACTTCATCGTCACCGCGACGAACGCCGCGGGTCCATGGTCGGAGCCGATCTGGCTCGGGTTCGACGGCATCGACCCGTCGATCTTCTTCGACGACGACGGCCGCGCGTACATCGTGAACAATGGACCGCCGGCCGAGCCGCCGCGCTACCAAGGCCATCGCGCGATCTGGATTCAACAATACGACGTTCACTCCCACACGATGATCGGCGCGCGCCACGTCATCGTGAACGGCGGTGTCGATCTCGCGAAAAAACCGATCTGGATCGAGGCGCCGCACATCCTCAAGGTGCAGGGACGCTACTATCTGATCTGCGCCGAAGGCGGTACCGCGGGCCAGCATTCCGAGGTCGTGTTTCGCAGCGACTCAGTGCAAGGTCCCTACGTTCCGTACGACCACAACCCGATCCTCACACAGCGTCAGCTTTCGCCGACCCGTCCGGCACCGATCACATCGACCGGGCACGCCGATTTCGTACAAACACCGCGCGGCGACTGGTGGGCCGTCTTTCTCGGCGTTCGCCCTTACGGGCCCGATCTCACGAACATCGGTCGCGAAACGTTCATGCTGCCGGTAACATGGCGCGACGGCTGGCCAACGATTCTCGACGGCGACGCCAGCGTGCCCTACGTTCACGAAAGGCCGGTGTTGGAACAGGCCGCCTCGCCCGCGACGCCGCTCAGCGGCAACTTCGTCATACGCGATGAGTTCAACACACCAACCCTCGCACCATCGTGGGAGCTGATTCGCACTCCGCGCGAACGCTGGTACGAGCTGGCCTCGACGCCGGGATCGCTCAGCATTCGCGCGCGACCGGTCGCGCTTGGAACGCGCGCTCAGCCGTCGTTCATCGGCCGCCGCCAGCAGCACGCGATCGCAACCGCAACGACACTGATGCATTTCGCTCCGCGGGCGCCGGGCGACGCGGCCGGCCTCGTTGCCTTTCAAAGCGATTCGTTCTACTACTTCCTTGGTGAGACCTTGCACGACGGCAAGCCGGTTGTGCGTTTGGTGCGCCGAGCCGGCGCGCGTGACGGCGGCGCGGAGGTGTCGGTGGCCGAAGCCGCGCTGAGCCGCGCCGACGGCGTGGTCTACCTGCGCATTCAGGCACGCGGCGCGAAATACGACTTCTCATATGGCGAGCGGCCGGGCGAGTGGCGGTCGCTGGCAAAGGACGTCGATGGAACGATACTCAGCACGCACGTCGCCGGTGGATTCGTCGGCACCATGCTCGGCATGTATGCCTACTCGTCGCCGCATTGA
- a CDS encoding endo-1,4-beta-xylanase, which translates to MRFLAALGMTCLAACGGGESPPAAPAVPVVLSADSIPLRALAQQAGIRIGSAGDRGFRWTGTDGSNFRAILSREFSVLTPENDMKFDHVHPAPTTYYFAGADSLVTFAQQNQMSVRGHTLVWHQQLPSWVNSAASAQSALVDHITTVVGHFKGKLLAWDVVNEAFNDDGTRRSTYWSDHIGPSYIELAFRTARAADPDVPLFYNDYNIEGLGSKSDSVYAMVKDFLARGVPINGVGLQSHFVVNGVPSTLGANIARFVALGIKVHITELDVRVPTPSTSVSLAAQAQNYHDVVAACIQVKGCELVTMWGFTDKDSWVPGTFPGFGEALPWDAFFQQKPAFHSVYDALAGR; encoded by the coding sequence GTGAGATTCCTCGCTGCGCTCGGAATGACGTGCCTGGCTGCTTGCGGCGGTGGTGAATCGCCGCCGGCGGCTCCCGCTGTCCCGGTCGTGCTCTCGGCAGACAGCATCCCGCTACGCGCGCTCGCGCAACAGGCCGGCATCCGCATCGGCTCGGCTGGTGACAGAGGCTTTCGCTGGACCGGGACCGACGGCTCGAACTTTCGTGCAATCCTGTCGCGCGAGTTTTCGGTGCTCACGCCCGAGAACGACATGAAGTTCGATCACGTGCATCCCGCTCCGACGACGTACTACTTCGCCGGCGCCGACTCGCTCGTGACGTTCGCGCAGCAGAATCAGATGAGCGTGCGCGGTCACACGCTGGTGTGGCATCAGCAACTGCCGTCGTGGGTGAACAGCGCGGCGTCGGCGCAGAGCGCGCTCGTGGATCACATCACGACCGTCGTCGGGCACTTCAAGGGCAAGCTGCTCGCGTGGGACGTCGTCAACGAAGCGTTCAACGACGACGGCACGCGACGTTCGACGTACTGGTCGGATCACATCGGACCGTCGTACATCGAGCTGGCGTTTCGTACTGCGCGCGCTGCCGATCCGGACGTCCCGTTGTTCTACAACGATTACAATATTGAAGGACTTGGGTCCAAGTCGGACTCCGTCTACGCGATGGTGAAGGATTTCCTCGCGCGTGGCGTGCCGATCAACGGCGTCGGCCTTCAATCACACTTCGTAGTGAACGGCGTGCCGTCGACGCTTGGCGCGAACATCGCGCGCTTCGTCGCGCTCGGCATCAAGGTGCACATCACCGAGCTCGATGTGCGCGTGCCGACGCCGTCGACCTCGGTGAGTCTCGCGGCGCAGGCGCAGAACTATCACGACGTCGTTGCCGCGTGCATCCAGGTCAAAGGCTGCGAGCTCGTGACGATGTGGGGCTTCACCGACAAGGATTCGTGGGTTCCGGGCACATTCCCGGGTTTTGGGGAGGCGCTGCCATGGGATGCCTTCTTTCAACAGAAGCCGGCGTTTCACTCGGTCTATGACGCCCTCGCCGGCCGCTGA